A segment of the Frankineae bacterium MT45 genome:
ATCCTCCCCCACGAGAACACGATGGCCGGCCCGGTGGCCGATCGCCTCGCTCTCATGGAGGCGACGCAGGCGAACGTCGAACCGATCTACTTGGTATATGACGGTGGCGGCGCCGCGTCGGCGGCCGTGGCAGCGGTAGACGAGGACGGGGCCATCGTCACGGCCACCACCGCCGACGGGATCACTCACCGACTCTGGGGAATTGCCGATCCGTCGGCGCTCGCTGCCATCTCTGCGGACCTGAAATCACGGCGCGCCCTCATCGCTGACGGGCATCACCGCTACGCCACCTATCTGAAGTTGCAGCAACTTCAGGCCGGTCCGGGTCCGTGGGACCGCGGCCTGACGCTCCTCGTCGACTCCTCACAGTACGGGCCACAGGTCCACGCGATTCACCGAGTTCTGCGCACGCTGGGGTTGGCCGAAACACTTGAGGCGCTCGACGGACGAGCCAGCCTCAGCAACTTCTCTGACGCTGAGACCGCACTTGCCGCCGCGGAAGAGGCCTCCGAATTCGCAACAGTCTTGACGGACGGCGATAGGTTCGTCCTAGTTACCGAGCTCGAGCCGGCGATCATCGACGCCATTGACGAACCACGCGAATTAGCCGCTTTAGACGTCGTGGTTCTCCACCGCGGATTGGTGGAGAAGGTCTGGAACCTGGAGGACAACGTCGAGACCGTCGGATATGAGCACAGCATCGACGATGCAATAGCGACCGCTCGAACCGTCGGCGGAACGGCCATCCTGCTTCGCCCAACCCCGGTCGAGGCAGTAGCCAAGGTCGCCGCACAAGGACTGCGCATGCCGCGGAAATCGACCCTCTTCACGCCGAAACCTGCCTCGGGACTACTAGTACGCAGATTTATCGACGAGGAATCATAGGCACGCCCCAGCACTTCCAGAATTGCGCCCAATGGGCGAGATATATCGATACCGCGCTGGAAGATTGCCGATTTGTGCCGCTCGCGCCCTTCTTCGTTCTCCGATCGCAAGGCGCGCCCGAAGATTGCACTGGACGCAACAGGCGGCGCCCAAATTGCTAATTGCTCACGTCCGGACACCAAAATACCGAGACCTAGCTGGCCATTGCCAGTAGATCTCGGTATTTCTTCGGGTTGCACCCGCACTCTTTGCGAATGTAACTCGAATTGTTTGTTATGTGCGACGAGGACCAGTCCCGCGTGGCTGGTGGGCCGGGGTCTGGTCCTCGTCGTGAGTTGTGTCCGGCGACGTCCTACTCTCCCACACGGTGGCCCGTGCAGTACCATCGGCGCTGAGAGGCTTAGCTTCCGGGTTCGGGATGGGTCCGGGCGTTTCCCTCTCGCTATGGTCGCCGTAACGTTATGGAGATGTGGGTTCCACCCGCCCGAGCCCGCCCCGTGTGGGGTGGTGGGGGTGGTCCGTATCTCGGGAACCGAACAGTGGACGCGTAGCGCTTACCCGTGGCCCCCTGGTGGTTTCCCGTTGGGGGGTGGGTGAAGGTGTGTGTTGTGGTGAAGTCCTCGGCCTATTAGTACCAGTCAGCTGCACACGTTGCCGTGCTTCCACTTCTGGCCTATCAACCCGGTGGTCTAGCCGGGGGCCTTACTCCATTACGGATGGGAGATCTTATCTTGAAGCAGGCTTCCCGCTTAGATGCTTTCAGCGGTTATCCCTTCCGAACGTAGCTAACCAGCAGTGCTCCTGGTGGAACAACTGGCACACCAGAGGTTCGTCCGTCCCGGTCCTCTCGTACTAAGGACAGCCCTTCTCAAATCTCCTGCGCGCGCGGCGGATAGGGACCGAACTGTCTCACGACGTTCTAAACCCAGCTCGCGTGCCGCTTTAATGGGCGAACAGCCCAACCCTTGGGACCGACTCCAGCCCCAGGATGCGACGAGCCGACATCGAGGTGCCAAACCATCCCGTCGATATGGACTCTTGGGGAAGATCAGCCTGTTATCCCCGGGGTACCTTTTATCCGTTGAGCGACACCGCTTCCACTAGCCGGTGCCGGATCACTAGTCCCAGCTTTCGCTCCTGCTCGACATGTCTGTCTCACAGTCAAGCTCCCTTGTGCACTTGCACTCAACACCTGATTGCCAACCAGGCTGAGGGAACCTTTGGGCGCCTCCGTTACTTTTTGGGAGGCGACCGCCCCAGTCAAACTACCCATCAGACACTGTCCCTGATCCGGATTACGGACCGAGGTTAGACATCCAATTCGAACAGAGTGGTATTTCAACGTTGACTCCACCCACACTGGCGTGTGAGCTTCACAGTCTCCCACCTATCCTACACAATCCGAACCGAACACCAATATCAAACTATAGTAAAGGTCCCGGGGTCTTTCCGTCCTGCCGCGCGTAACGAGCATCTTTACTCGTAGTGCAATTTCGCCGAGTCCATGGTTGAGACAGTCGAGAAGTCGTTACGCCATTCGTGCAGGTCGGAACTTACCCGACAAGGAATTTCGCTACCTTAGGATGGTTATAGTTACCACCGCCGTTTACTGGGGCTTAAATTCTGAGCTTCGCCCTAAAGGGCTGACCCGTCCTCTTAACCTTCCAGCACCGGGCAGGCGTCAGTCCGTATACATCGTCTTGCGACTTCGCACGGACCTGTGTTTTTAGTAAACAGTCGCTTCTCG
Coding sequences within it:
- a CDS encoding Uncharacterized conserved protein, DUF1015 family — encoded protein: MTNEPSTLVLHPFRATRPVADGADLAGRLCPPYDVISPSERAELIAGDPDNAVSLILPEADDGEDPYQHAARLLSALVDQGRSAVDATPTLYVYEMQTSAGETTRGLVGAVELRDPELGTILPHENTMAGPVADRLALMEATQANVEPIYLVYDGGGAASAAVAAVDEDGAIVTATTADGITHRLWGIADPSALAAISADLKSRRALIADGHHRYATYLKLQQLQAGPGPWDRGLTLLVDSSQYGPQVHAIHRVLRTLGLAETLEALDGRASLSNFSDAETALAAAEEASEFATVLTDGDRFVLVTELEPAIIDAIDEPRELAALDVVVLHRGLVEKVWNLEDNVETVGYEHSIDDAIATARTVGGTAILLRPTPVEAVAKVAAQGLRMPRKSTLFTPKPASGLLVRRFIDEES